A genomic stretch from Candidatus Omnitrophota bacterium includes:
- the rpoZ gene encoding DNA-directed RNA polymerase subunit omega → MQVALENLLDKTNYSMYKLVILAARRALEIAEGAPLLSGAVGAVKPIAAALQEISEGRIKCAKGGK, encoded by the coding sequence ATGCAAGTGGCGTTAGAAAATCTGCTGGATAAGACGAATTACTCAATGTATAAGTTGGTTATTTTGGCCGCGAGAAGGGCGCTGGAGATCGCGGAAGGCGCTCCGCTGCTGTCCGGAGCTGTTGGGGCCGTCAAGCCGATAGCGGCCGCGCTGCAGGAGATAAGCGAAGGCAGGATAAAGTGCGCA